The following coding sequences are from one Schizosaccharomyces osmophilus chromosome 1, complete sequence window:
- the rnh1 gene encoding ribonuclease H Rnh1 — protein MGKSRAEPAYYAVARGRKTGIFNSWSDTVPNVSGYANSRYKKFKTYDEAKAFCESGGNYSGPSNSSLTQSSHSKSSKSPALYAPYSYNQKSSSLTRSGASSKNESSTKCLSLENPSSRPNISVPAIYHKRAGVSNPEIVYTDGSSLGNGKHGAAAGYGVYFGPGDPRNHSERLLAGEQTNNRAELQAIIHALENTSGDVIIRADSKYSIQALTVWNQKWKKTNYMTSSSTPVKNVDLITRATHLMEDRNVKLEYVEGHSSDYGNQQADLLARRAAAL, from the exons ATGGGGAAAAGTAGGGCAGAACCCGCTTACTACGCGGTGGCTCGTGGACGTAAAACTGGAATTTTCAACTCATG GAGTGATACCGTTCCCAATGTTTCTGGATATGCCAACAGTCGttacaaaaagtttaaAACATACGACGAAGCCAAAGCATTTTGTGAATCAGGAGGTAACTATAGCGGCCCatccaattcttctttgacCCAATCGTCACATTCTAAGTCTAGCAAGAGCCCAGCCTTGTATGCTCCTTATTCTTATAATCAAAAGTCTTCTTCTCTCACTAGAAGCGGCGCATCCTCAAAGAACGAATCTTCTACCAAatgtctttctttggaaaatccATCTTCTCGTCCAAATATTTCTGTTCCTGCTATCTATCACAAACGAGCAGGCGTCTCCAATCCTGAAATCGTTTACACTGATGGATCGAGTTTAGGAAACGGAAAACATGGTGCTGCCGCTGGCTATGGTGTATACTTTGGACCCGGAGACCCAAGGAATCATTCTGAACGACTTCTCGCAGGTGAGCAAACAAACAATCGAGCGGAGCTTCAAGCCATCATCCATGCTCTAGAAAATACGAGCGGCGACGTTATTATCCGTGCAGATAGCAAGTACTCCATCCAGGCTTTAACTGTATGGAACCAAAAGtggaaaaaaacaaattataTGACTAGTTCTTCTACACCAGTGAAGAATGTTGACTTAATTACTCGGGCTACGCATCTTATGGAAGACAGGAATGTTAAGTTAGAGTATGTAGAAGGCCATAGCAGTGACTATGGAAATCAGCAGGCTGATCTTCTAGCTCGAAGGGCTGCTGCTTTATGA
- the cdc6 gene encoding DNA polymerase delta catalytic subunit Cdc6 yields the protein MTNRIDDSEMSNKENYLMGKQNGKTPSKNGDLVEPKRRRTESTDDLIEIKSKEKSSTFLNELSEYAIELDQDAEKATKDQKWQRPALSPLNTEKDDIFFQQIDCEEFTEGPVPSIRLFGVTDHGNSILTHVTGFLPYFYIKAPVGFRAEMIEHFSQELDAVCNGGVIDHCTIEMKENLYGFQGNEKSPFIKIYITDPRLVSRARNVFERNEMNYEGLFPTSVITFESNTQYLMRFMIDCDVAGMSWLQLPAGKYQFRYQNCVSDCQVEAWIHYKDLISLPAEGEWLKMAPLRILSFDIECAGRKGIFPDSSIDPVIQIANIVTQYGDKDPFVRNVFCVDTCSQIVGTHVFEYQSQSEMLSAWAKFVREVDPDVMIGYNISNFDFPYLLDRAKVLRVHDFPLLGRIKNYYTIAKDTTFSSKAYGTRESKSIQIPGRLQLDLLQVMQRDFKLRSYSLNAVCAQFLGEQKEDVHHSIITDLHNGTADSRRRLAIYCLKDAYLPQRLMDKLMCFVNYTEMARVTGVPFNYLLSRGQQVKVISQLFRKALQHDLVVPNIKVNGTDEQYEGATVIEPTKGYYDTPIATLDFSSLYPSIMQAHNLCYSTLLDPNTAKSHNLKPNEDYSITPNGDYFVKPQVRKGLLPIILADLLNARKRAKGDLKNEKDPFKKAVLDGRQLALKVSANSVYGFTGATNGRLPCLAISSSVTSYGRQMIEKTKEVVEDHFRMQNGYSHDAVVIYGDTDSVMVKFGVKTLPEAMKLGEEAANYVSTHFIDPIKLEFEKVYFPYLLISKKRYAGLFWTRTDTFDKMDSKGIETVRRDNCPLVSYVIDTALRKMLIDQDVEGAQEFTKSVISDLLQNKVDMSQLVITKALSKTDYAAKQAHVELAERMRKRDAGSAPAIGDRVAYVIIKGARGDQFYMRSEDPIYVLENNIPIDAKYYLENQLSKPLLRIFEPILGEKASSLLHGDHTRTISVAAPSVGGIMKFAVKVETCLGCKAPIKKGKAALCDNCLDRSAELYQLQVGQVNDLEIRFARLWTQCQRCQGSMHQDVICSSRDCPIFYMRIAEYKKLKQSVDVLQRFDEMSW from the exons ATGACAAATAGAATAGATGACAGTGAGATGTCTAATAAGGAGAACTATCTGATGGGAAAGCAAAATGGTAAAACACCATCGAAGAATGGTGACTTGGTAGAACCAAAGAGACGCCGAACAGAATCGACGGACGATTtaattgaaataaaatctaAAGAAAAGTCGTCGACGTTTCTTAATGAGTTGAGTGAATACGCAATTGAGTTGGATCAAGATGCTGAAAAAG CCACGAAAGATCAGAAATGGCAACGTCCTGCTCTGTCGCCTCTGAATACTGAAAAGGATGATATATTTTTTCAGCAAATCGATTGTGAAGAATTTACCGAAGGACCTGTTCCTTCTATCCGTTTGTTTGGTGTAACTGATCATGGTAATAGTATTTTAACGCATGTAACTGGATTTCTTCCATACTTCTATATAAAGGCGCCCGTAGGATTCCGGGCTGAAATGATTGAACATTTTTCTCAAGAATTAGATGCAGTGTGCAATGGAGGTGTAATTGACCATTGCACcattgaaatgaaagaaaatctttACGGTTTTcaaggaaatgaaaaatcgCCTTTCATTAAGATTTACATAACAGATCCTCGGTTGGTATCTCGTGCTCGAAATGTGTTTGAACGAAACGAAATGAATTATGAAGGACTATTTCCTACCTCCGTAATAACATTTGAAAGTAACACACAATATCTTATGCGTTTTATGATTGATTGTGATGTGGCCGGTATGAGCTGGCTTCAATTACCAGCTGGAAAATACCAATTTCGATATCAAAACTGTGTTTCGGACTGTCAAGTTGAAGCCTGGATCCATTATAAAGACTTAATAAGTCTTCCTGCAGAAGGTGAATGGTTAAAGATGGCTCCTCTTCGTATTCTGAGTTTTGATATTGAGTGCGCTGGCCGTAAAGGTATTTTCCCTGACTCGTCTATAGACCCGGTAATCCAAATCGCCAACATCGTTACACAATATGGTGATAAAGATCCGTTCGTTCGAAACGTGTTTTGTGTTGATACTTGCTCTCAAATTGTAGGTACCCATGTCTTTGAGTATCAAAGTCAATCAGAGATGCTTTCAGCTTGGGCAAAATTTGTTCGCGAGGTTGATCCAGATGTAATGATTGGTTACAATATTAGCAATTTCGATTTCCCTTATCTACTTGACCGTGCCAAGGTTTTACGTGTCCATGACTTTCCTTTACTTGGCCgtataaaaaattactaTACTATTGCCAAAGATACCACTTTCTCGAGCAAAGCTTACGGTACCCGTGAAAGTAAGTCCATTCAAATTCCCGGGCGACTTCAACTCGATTTGCTTCAAGTCATGCAGCGTGACTTCAAGTTACGATCATATTCTTTGAATGCTGTTTGCGCACAGTTTTTAGGAGAACAGAAAGAAGATGTACACCATTCTATTATTACAGATTTACATAACGGTACCGCAGATTCCAGACGACGTTTAGCCATCTATTGCTTGAAGGATGCATATTTACCCCAACGACTTATGGACAAGTTAATGTGCTTCGTTAATTACACAGAAATGGCAAGAGTCACTGGTGTGCCATTTAATTATCTATTGTCTCGCGGTCAACAAGTCAAGGTTATTTCACAATTGTTCCGCAAAGCACTTCAGCATGACCTTGTGGTTCCCAATATAAAAGTCAATGGAACAGATGAGCAATATGAAGGTGCCACTGTCATTGAACCCACAAAGGGATACTATGATACACCAATCGCTACTTTGGATTTTAGCTCTCTATACCCCTCCATTATGCAGGCTCATAATCTTTGCTATAGTACATTATTAGATCCTAACACTGCCAAGTCCCATAATTTAAAACCAAACGAGGACTATTCAATTACTCCTAATGGAGATTATTTTGTAAAACCTCAGGTCCGTAAGGGTTTACTGCCGATCATTTTGGCAGATTTGTTAAACGCTCGTAAGAGAGCAAAAGGGGActtaaaaaatgaaaaggatcCTTTTAAAAAGGCTGTTCTGGATGGCCGTCAATTGGCTTTGAAGGTTAGTGCAAATTCCGTCTATGGTTTTACTGGTGCTACTAACGGTCGACTTCCTTGCCTGGCAATTTCCTCATCAGTTACATCTTATGGTCGTCAAATGAtagaaaaaaccaaagaggTTGTTGAAGATCATTTCCGTATGCAGAACGGCTATTCACATGATGCTGTAGTTATTTACGGAGACACAGACTCCGTTATGGTTAAGTTTGGCGTTAAAACATTACCCGAAGCTATGAAACTCGGAGAAGAAGCAGCTAATTACGTTTCTACTCATTTTATTGACCCTATAAAGTTGGAATTTGAGAAGGTATATTTCCCttatcttttaatttccaaaaagaggTATGCAGGCTTATTTTGGACTCGCACAGATACATTTGATAAGATGGATTCCAAAGGTATTGAAACTGTCCGTCGTGATAACTGTCCTTTGGTTTCATATGTGATTGATACAGCTTTGCGAAAAATGTTGATTGACCAAGACGTTGAGGGAGCTCAAGAATTTACGAAAAGCGTTATATCTGACCTCCTTCAGAATAAAGTTGATATGTCACAGCTTGTAATTACAAAAGCTCTTTCAAAGACGGATTACGCTGCTAAACAAGCTCATGTTGAACTGGCTGAGCGTATGCGTAAAAGAGACGCGGGTTCAGCACCTGCGATTGGTGATCGTGTTGCCTACGTTATAATTAAAGGTGCACGGGGCGACCAGTTTTACATGCGCTCTGAAGATCCAATATATGTATTGGAAAACAACATTCCAATTGATGCCAAGTATTATCTAGAAAATCAACTTTCAAAACCTCTACTTCGTATCTTTGAGCCTATTCTGGGAGAAAAGGCTAGTTCTTTGCTTCATGGAGATCATACTAGAACCATTTCAGTTGCAGCACCTAGCGTTGGTGGAATCATGAAGTTCGCTGTTAAAGTTGAAACATGTTTAGGGTGTAAAGCTCCAATCAAAAAGGGTAAAGCAGCATTATGCGACAACTGTCTGGATCGATCCGCTGAACTGTACCAACTCCAGGTTGGGCAGGTTAATGACTTAGAGATTAGGTTTGCTAGATTATGGACGCAGTGCCAAAGGTGTCAAGGCAGCATGCACCAAGACGTTATTTGTTCAAGTAGAGATTGCCCTATTTTCTACATGAGAATTGCcgaatacaaaaagcttaAACAATCAGTGGATGTACTTCAGCGGTTTGATGAGATGTCTTGGTAA